Proteins found in one Fusarium keratoplasticum isolate Fu6.1 chromosome 12, whole genome shotgun sequence genomic segment:
- a CDS encoding SGL domain-containing protein, protein MPSARKGREPPRRGKDGYKEAESVRKSRFFSSTTMAVSVITLAVLGPIGLGLFHHVEAKAAVRPLPDAAQVIDQKSFLVLDNIPAPKEFLATKEFTWPGVTQKSLSERPFHIYDPEFYDIIGSDPSLTLLSTSDKDPIFHEAVVWYPPTDEVFFVQNAGDPDAGTGLNKSSVIQKISLAEAEALRNGSHEASEIKITIVDSKPQVINPNGGTNYKGQIIFAGEGQGDKIPSALYLMNPEKPYNTTTLINNFFGRQFNSLNDVSINPRNGDIYFTDTQYGYWQHFRPEPGLQNQVYRLSLETGAVTVVADGFVSPNGLTFSPDGSYAYVTDTGLSQGLFGQNYTRPASIYRFDVQEDGTWEYRKTFAYASSRLPDGIHCDSKGNVYAGCGDGVHVWNPSGKFIGKIFTGINAANFQFAGDGRMIIMGRTKLFYATLEASGARLN, encoded by the exons ATGCCGTCTGCGAGAAAGGGCCGTGAACCGCCGAGGCGGGGTAAGGATGGATATAAAGAGGCCGAGTCGGTGAGAAAGTCGCGCTTCTTCAGTTCTACCACCATGGCTGTTTCGGTTATTACTCTTGCTGTTCTTGGCCCTATTGGCTTGGGTCTTTTTCACCATGTTGAAGCCAAGGCGGCTGTAAGGCCATTGCCAGATGCAGCGCAGGTGATTGACCAGAAGAGCTTCCTTGTCTTGGATAATATCCCGGCACCAAAGGAGTTTCTCGCGACTAAG GAATTCACATGGCCTGGGGTTACGCAAAAATCCCTCAGCGAACGACCCTTTCACATCTATGACCCCGAGTTCTACGACATCATTGGAAGTGATCCTTCCCTGACATTGCTGTCCACCTCAGACAAGGATCCTATCTTCCATGAAGCTGTCGTCTG GTACCCTCCCACCGACGAGGTCTTTTTTGTTCAGAATGCTGGCGACCCCGATGCTGGGACGGGTCTTAACAAATCGTCTGTCATTCAGAAGATTTCCCTTGCAGAGGCTGAGGCCTTGAGAAATGGTTCGCACGAGGCGAGCGAGATTAAGATTACTATTGTGGACTCGAAGCCACAGGTCATCAACCCCAACG GTGGCACAAACTACAAGGGCCAGATCATCTTTGCTGGTGAAGGCCAGGGAGACAAGATCCCCTCTGCTCTCTACCTCATGAACCCCGAGAAGCCATACAACACTACGA ccctcatcaacaacttctTCGGTAGACAGTTCAACTCTCTCAACGATGTCTCCATCAACCCTCGAAACGGCGATATTTACTTCACCGACACCCAGTACGGCTACTGGCAGCATTTCAGACCTGAGCCAGGCCTGCAGAACCAAGTCTACCGTCTCAGCCTGGAGACCGGGGCAGTGACTGTAGTTGCTGATGGTTTTGTATCACCTAACG GCCTCACCTTTTCTCCCGATGGATCCTATGCATATGTCACAGACACTGGACTGAGCCAAGGACTATTTGGACAGAATTATACTCGACCCGCTTCCAT CTACCGCTTCGACGTCCAAGAGGACGGTACGTGGGAGTATCGCAAGACATTCGCATACGCTTCATCACGTCTACCTGACG GAATTCACTGCGATTCCAAAGGAAACGTGTACGCAGGCTGCGGAGACGGCGTCCACGTCTGGAACCCTTCTGGAAAGTTCATCGGCAAGATTTTTACCGGcatcaacgccgccaacTTCCAGTTCGCTGGTGATGGTCGGATGATTATCATGGGAAGAACCAAGCTGTTCTATGCTACGCTTGAGGCTTCGGGGGCGCGCCTAAACTGA
- a CDS encoding LPG-synthase-C domain-containing protein: protein MRGSSMQSSSSSLTCEGCSQLDTPRLSTSPSSTTQVCDETIISRTYYAACDLFHLDSGSTPTDDHSINNPVTVFDEAYHLHARTAHMGILDPAYKVFTSQQGLGAVLYKLQARTAVVAGDPLCTTEQRTPLLKEFAVFRKEQGLGIAFVGASEDFSLYAQQQGWTTLRFGHERVINPLTNKVLRNQASKRMISQNRMLLDPKRGGTSIKIYCPSITGVDASLEYRLQQLYDDWRLERNNKCGKDLQAFVTIYDLFSYPASTLFLYTTDKDGSITGFATLRALGAQNGFHIDPFIASSTAPRGITDLLIVTAMQLLKHAEIGYLSLGFEPASDIREVHGQTKFESWVWKQCYNRVIKSVPVTGKAAFFNKFYPEDSLSSDLFICVPGRGIPVRGSVALMQFANMNVWQLLTHKKGKHKEPQTTSSS, encoded by the coding sequence ATGCGCGGGTCCAGCATgcagtcttcttcttcctctctcacCTGTGAAGGCTGTTCCCAGCTAGACACACCCAGACTATCAAcatctccctcttcaacaactCAAGTATGCGACGAAACCATCATTTCTCGAACCTACTATGCCGCTTGCGATCTATTCCACTTGGACTCCGGTTCTACTCCCACAGATGATCACAGTATCAACAATCCCGTGACGGTCTTCGATGAAGCATACCACCTCCACGCTCGAACCGCTCACATGGGTATTCTCGATCCTGCCTACAAGGTCTTTACCAGCCAACAAGGCCTCGGCGCTGTACTCTACAAGCTCCAAGCCCGCACTGCGGTCGTTGCGGGGGACCCCTTATGCACAACTGAGCAGCGGACACCCCTCCTAAAGGAATTCGCCGTCTTTCGTAAGGAACAAGGGCTTGGCATTGCATTTGTCGGCGCGAGCGAGGACTTTTCCCTGTACGCCCAGCAACAAGGATGGACAACACTACGCTTTGGTCATGAGCGAGTCATCAACCCTCTCACCAACAAAGTGTTGCGGaatcaagcaagcaagcgcATGATCAGCCAAAATAGAATGCTTCTCGACCCTAAGAGGGGTGGTACATCGATAAAGATATACTGCCCCAGTATCACTGGTGTCGATGCTTCATTGGAATATCGGCTACAGCAGCTCTACGACGATTGGCGACTCGAGAGGAACAACAAGTGCGGGAAAGACTTGCAGGCCTTTGTCACTATTTATGATCTCTTTTCATACCCAGCTTCAACACTATTTCTTTACACCACTGACAAAGATGGTTCCATCACCGGGTTCGCAACTCTAAGGGCACTCGGAGCCCAAAACGGATTTCATATCGACCCATTTATCGCCTCCTCTACTGCGCCTCGTGGAATTACCGATCTACTCATCGTCACCGCCATGCAACTACTCAAACATGCCGAGATTGGCTACTTGAGCCTAGGCTTCGAGCCAGCTTCCGATATTCGGGAAGTGCATGGACAGACCAAGTTTGAGTCCTGGGTCTGGAAACAGTGTTACAACCGAGTTATCAAGTCGGTCCCTGTGACGGGCAAGGCGGCATTCTTCAACAAATTCTATCCTGAGGATTCACTCAGCTCAGACTTATTCATTTGCGTTCCTGGCAGGGGTATTCCAGTTCGGGGATCAGTTGCTCTTATGCAGTTCGCCAACATGAATGTGTGGCAACTACTTACTCACAAGAAGGGGAAGCATAAGGAACCCCAGACTACATCATCTTCATAG
- a CDS encoding EHN domain-containing protein, translating into MANYATLPTGATLDVKPFKAHVAEEKLQHFKKLLELSPIAPPVFENTNAGRRYGMERDWLENAKKEWLNKFDWRQHEDRINSFPNFKASVKDSQGNDIEIHFLALFSEKPDAIPIAFFHGWPGSICEFLDLLDILKERYTPQDLPYHVIVPSLPGYAYSSGPPVHVDYGVDLAASALDNLMIGLGFGSGYLAQGGDLGSFVSRFLAMTSDACKGMHVNMMSIPPLDKDEPLTDELEKKALEKAKEFLDTGNAFGLLQGTRSATIGLALSASPLALLSWIGEKILAWTDQDPPLDKILETVTLYWLTDTYPRAMYHNRGMGNPDEKPKMARISVLTNLTHVQLPYVAKPCGYSLFAHEVFPVPKSWAAKTCNLVYFSQHEHGGHFGAMERPKELLADVEEYVKKVWKTGD; encoded by the coding sequence ATGGCCAACTACGCAACTCTCCCCACCGGTGCAACCCTCGATGTGAAGCCCTTCAAGGCTCACGTCGCCGAAGAAAAGCTCCAGcacttcaagaagctcctggagctCTCCCCAATTGCCCCTCCCGTCTTTGAAAACACCAACGCTGGTCGCAGGTATGGAATGGAGAGAGACTGGCTCGAGAATGCAAAGAAAGAGTGGCTAAACAAGTTTGACTGGCGCCAGCATGAAGATCGCATCAACTCCTTCCCCAACTTCAAGGCTTCGGTGAAGGATTCCCAGGGCAATGACATTGAGATCCACTTCTTGGCTCTGTTCTCGGAGAAGCCTGATGCTATTCCCATCGCCTTCTTTCATGGCTGGCCTGGCTCCATCTGCGAGTtcctcgaccttcttgacATCCTCAAAGAGCGGTACACTCCCCAAGACCTGCCCTATCACGTCATCGTCCCGTCACTCCCCGGCTACGCATACTCCTCCGGTCCTCCCGTCCATGTCGATTACGGCGTTGACCTCGCAGCCAGCGCACTTGACAATCTGATGATTGGTCTGGGCTTTGGCTCTGGATATCTTGCCCAGGGCGGCGACCTTGGCAGCTTCGTCAGCCGATTTCTAGCCATGACCTCTGATGCCTGCAAGGGCATGCACGTCAACATGATGAGTATCCCGCCGCTGGACAAGGACGAACCCCTCACAGATGaactggagaagaaggcattGGAAAAGGCGAAGGAGTTCCTGGATACAGGAAATGCCTTTGGATTGTTACAAGGCACACGAAGTGCCACAATCGGATTGGCATTGAGTGCCAGTCCGTTGGCCCTGCTCAGCTGGATCGGAGAGAAGATTCTCGCATGGACTGACCAAGATCCGCCccttgacaagatcctcgagaCAGTGACACTGTACTGGCTGACGGATACTTACCCTCGGGCCATGTACCACAATCGCGGGATGGGCAACCCAGatgagaagccaaagatggcgaggatCAGCGTGCTCACCAACCTCACCCATGTGCAACTCCCATATGTTGCAAAGCCATGCGGCTACTCCCTCTTTGCGCACGAGGTCTTTCCAGTTCCCAAAAGCTGGGCGGCCAAGACTTGCAATCTCGTGTACTTTAGCCAGCACGAGCATGGAGGTCATTTCGGGGCCATGGAGAGACCCAAAGAGCTTCTCGCTGACGTTGAAGAGTATGTCAAGAAGGTGTGGAAGACTGGCGATTAG